One region of Sphingomonas abietis genomic DNA includes:
- a CDS encoding NepR family anti-sigma factor has protein sequence MKKSKRGSQEPAGSGGDGKAADRDVGHALRSVYAKTVSEDVPSELLDLLGKLS, from the coding sequence ATGAAGAAAAGCAAGCGCGGTTCTCAGGAGCCTGCGGGCAGTGGTGGAGACGGCAAGGCCGCGGACCGGGATGTCGGTCACGCGCTGCGTTCGGTGTACGCCAAGACGGTGAGTGAAGACGTTCCCAGCGAATTGCTCGATCTGCTCGGCAAGCTCAGCTAG
- a CDS encoding sensor histidine kinase — protein MSSPSPAVRLFARLSTSIKILVVLSLALLPLGLIASLASLETAKANRANREAAAHLLATDSAERFNLLVDRTASILHDAQRQGVSGCRHAVAAIGPGTAVALFDASGKLVCASRPLTATLPMRPTGPAPIVTIDPDEKAVRLLASGAELPGWTLAILPAGLLAQTAHPHALDGSYSLSLADADGRSLGLATIQSVPVGREILSDLPIASGQLKLSMTVASPPLSANEILLTILPILMWISGAAIGWLVVDRLILRPLESMQEAIDTYRLTGSFSPPPLTTPAFEIRTLGRAFQLAAQTITRHEVDLEDGLARQTKLTREVHHRVKNNLQVVASLLNIHARGAPTVEAANAYATIQRRVDALALVHRSHYAELEVNHGIALRPLIGEIAANLRSSLSGGIVPPVITLNLGLFHANQDVAVSVAFLLVEVIETAMIRVPGTMIAVTLEAIPDRRDRARLAIRSPALHRDAAPVDDQFELFERVTGGLARQLRAPLERGENQDMIAIEIAIMDGATTA, from the coding sequence ATGTCGTCACCTTCTCCGGCCGTCCGGCTGTTCGCGCGTCTGTCCACCAGCATCAAGATACTGGTCGTGCTGTCACTGGCGCTGCTGCCGCTGGGCCTGATCGCGTCTCTTGCGTCGCTGGAAACCGCCAAGGCCAATCGCGCCAATCGGGAGGCCGCCGCGCACCTGCTCGCCACGGACAGCGCGGAGCGGTTCAACCTGCTGGTCGACCGCACCGCCAGCATCCTGCACGACGCGCAGCGCCAGGGCGTATCCGGCTGCCGCCACGCGGTCGCCGCGATCGGCCCCGGCACCGCCGTCGCGCTGTTCGATGCCTCGGGCAAACTGGTCTGCGCCAGCCGCCCGCTTACCGCCACCCTGCCGATGCGACCGACCGGCCCGGCGCCGATCGTCACTATCGATCCCGACGAGAAGGCGGTGCGATTACTCGCCAGCGGCGCCGAGCTGCCCGGCTGGACGCTCGCGATCCTGCCTGCGGGGCTGCTCGCCCAGACCGCCCATCCCCACGCCCTCGACGGCAGCTATTCGCTGAGCCTCGCCGACGCGGACGGCCGATCGCTCGGCCTCGCCACGATCCAGTCCGTACCCGTCGGCCGGGAGATCCTGTCCGATCTGCCGATTGCCAGCGGCCAGCTGAAATTGTCGATGACGGTCGCCAGCCCGCCGCTCAGCGCCAACGAGATATTGCTGACGATCCTGCCGATCCTGATGTGGATTTCAGGCGCCGCGATCGGCTGGCTGGTCGTCGATCGCCTGATCCTGCGCCCGCTCGAATCGATGCAGGAGGCGATCGACACCTATCGCCTCACCGGCAGCTTCTCGCCGCCGCCGCTGACGACTCCGGCCTTCGAGATCCGCACGCTGGGCCGCGCCTTCCAGCTTGCCGCCCAGACCATCACCCGCCACGAGGTCGATCTGGAAGACGGCCTCGCCCGCCAGACCAAGCTGACCCGCGAGGTGCATCATCGGGTCAAGAACAACCTCCAGGTCGTCGCCAGCCTGCTCAACATCCATGCGCGCGGCGCCCCCACCGTGGAAGCCGCCAATGCCTACGCCACGATCCAGCGCCGCGTCGATGCGCTCGCCTTGGTCCATCGTAGTCATTATGCCGAGCTGGAGGTCAATCACGGCATCGCCTTGCGGCCGCTGATCGGCGAAATCGCGGCCAATCTCCGCAGCTCGCTGTCGGGCGGCATCGTGCCGCCGGTGATCACGCTCAATCTCGGCCTGTTCCATGCCAATCAGGATGTGGCGGTATCGGTCGCGTTCCTGCTGGTGGAGGTGATCGAGACCGCGATGATACGCGTTCCAGGCACCATGATCGCGGTCACGTTGGAGGCGATTCCGGATCGACGCGATCGTGCCCGGCTGGCGATACGCTCGCCCGCGCTCCATCGCGATGCCGCTCCCGTCGACGATCAGTTCGAACTGTTCGAACGCGTGACCGGCGGCTTGGCCCGCCAATTGCGCGCGCCGCTGGAGCGCGGCGAAAATCAGGACATGATCGCGATCGAGATCGCCATCATGGACGGCGCCACGACCGCCTGA
- a CDS encoding entericidin A/B family lipoprotein: MVRKIVTLGLVAGMFTLAACNTVAGAGKDVSSVGHATTKAADSNK; the protein is encoded by the coding sequence ATGGTTCGCAAGATTGTCACCCTCGGCCTGGTCGCCGGCATGTTCACGCTGGCCGCCTGCAACACCGTTGCCGGCGCCGGCAAGGACGTGTCGTCGGTGGGTCACGCCACCACCAAGGCGGCCGACAGCAACAAGTGA
- the tatC gene encoding twin-arginine translocase subunit TatC, with product MAEGDNDLDDSRAPLLDHLIELRRRLIWSFLALGLAFLGCLYFAKDIFAFLVQPLLKAGQGKLIYTDIFEAFFANVKVAFFSAIMLSFPIVANQIWRFVAPGLYAKEKRALRPFLILTPVLFLSGAAMAYYLAMPLALHFLLGKEFQGNVGGIQQEALPAIGNYLAFVTKFLFGFGVAFLLPILLMLLERAGIVTRRQLVNGRRYALVAVFAVAAVLAPPDLLSMLLLAIPLCVLYEFALIMIWFTERRRAREALAEA from the coding sequence ATGGCCGAGGGGGACAATGATCTGGACGATTCGCGCGCGCCGCTGCTCGATCATCTGATCGAGCTGCGCCGGCGGCTGATCTGGAGCTTCCTGGCGCTGGGGCTGGCCTTCCTGGGCTGCCTCTATTTCGCCAAGGACATCTTCGCCTTCCTCGTCCAGCCCTTGCTCAAGGCCGGGCAGGGCAAGCTCATCTACACCGATATCTTCGAGGCCTTCTTCGCCAATGTGAAGGTCGCCTTCTTCTCGGCGATCATGCTGAGCTTCCCGATCGTGGCGAACCAGATCTGGCGCTTCGTGGCGCCGGGCCTCTACGCCAAGGAGAAGCGGGCGCTGCGCCCGTTCCTGATCCTGACGCCGGTGCTGTTCCTGTCGGGCGCGGCGATGGCCTATTATCTCGCCATGCCGCTGGCGCTGCACTTCCTGCTCGGCAAGGAGTTTCAGGGCAATGTCGGCGGCATCCAGCAGGAGGCCTTGCCGGCGATCGGCAATTATCTTGCCTTCGTCACCAAATTCCTGTTCGGCTTCGGTGTCGCCTTCCTGCTGCCGATCCTGCTGATGCTGCTGGAGCGGGCCGGGATCGTCACCCGGCGGCAACTGGTCAATGGCCGCCGCTATGCCCTGGTCGCGGTGTTCGCGGTCGCTGCCGTCCTGGCGCCACCAGATCTGCTGTCGATGCTGCTGCTCGCGATCCCGCTGTGCGTGCTCTACGAATTCGCGCTGATCATGATCTGGTTCACCGAACGCCGCCGTGCCCGCGAGGCGCTGGCCGAAGCCTGA
- the tatB gene encoding Sec-independent protein translocase protein TatB, with amino-acid sequence MFDIAPSELMVVALVAIVFIGPKDLPRAMRFVGQWVGKGRTMARHFRSAMDEMVREAELAEMEQKWKAENERIMREHADLMNSVTAPLPAPAGPEALPAPAAHAADAAVAGDEPVPTPAVALAAKPVAPVSSPVSTPAHATPVPDHAAPAAPLRQPPEA; translated from the coding sequence ATGTTCGATATCGCCCCGTCCGAGCTGATGGTGGTCGCGCTGGTCGCGATCGTGTTCATCGGCCCCAAGGATCTGCCCCGCGCCATGCGCTTCGTCGGCCAGTGGGTCGGCAAGGGCCGGACGATGGCGCGCCATTTCCGCTCGGCAATGGACGAAATGGTCCGCGAGGCCGAACTAGCCGAGATGGAGCAGAAGTGGAAGGCGGAGAATGAGCGGATCATGCGCGAGCATGCGGACCTGATGAACAGCGTCACCGCGCCGCTGCCCGCGCCCGCCGGACCCGAGGCCTTGCCGGCGCCGGCCGCCCATGCGGCGGACGCGGCGGTAGCCGGGGACGAGCCGGTGCCGACGCCGGCGGTGGCGCTTGCCGCCAAACCGGTGGCGCCCGTGTCCTCGCCGGTATCGACGCCGGCACACGCGACGCCCGTGCCGGACCATGCGGCGCCGGCGGCCCCCTTACGCCAGCCGCCCGAGGCCTGA
- a CDS encoding twin-arginine translocase TatA/TatE family subunit, producing the protein MGLSPIHIIILALVAVLVLGGGRFSALMGDVAKGVKQFKKGMNEDDSASTSSSDRPAPPRLKAQPSMEPNADRDLQPMREDRPAE; encoded by the coding sequence ATGGGCCTGTCCCCGATTCATATCATCATACTCGCGCTCGTCGCGGTGCTGGTGCTCGGCGGTGGCCGTTTCTCGGCGCTGATGGGCGACGTCGCCAAGGGCGTGAAGCAGTTCAAGAAGGGAATGAACGAGGATGATTCCGCATCCACCTCGTCGTCCGATCGCCCGGCCCCGCCGCGGCTCAAGGCGCAGCCGTCGATGGAGCCCAATGCCGATCGCGATCTCCAGCCGATGCGCGAGGATCGTCCGGCCGAGTGA
- the scpB gene encoding SMC-Scp complex subunit ScpB, with amino-acid sequence MIGLHERAVEAVLFAAEQPLTRAEIATAAGDGIDVAAGLAALVESYADRGIQPVERGGRWHFQTAPDLAFILRRTREEPRKLSRAAIETLAIIAYHEPVSRAEIEAIRGVQISKGTLDVLMEAGWVRPAGRREVPGRPLTYATTAGFLTHFGLQGRRDLPGIDDLRAAGLLDPVEDMMMHVEVESGDDDD; translated from the coding sequence GTGATCGGCCTCCACGAACGCGCGGTGGAGGCGGTGCTGTTCGCCGCGGAACAGCCTCTTACCAGGGCCGAGATCGCCACGGCGGCGGGCGACGGGATCGACGTCGCGGCGGGGCTGGCGGCGCTGGTGGAAAGCTATGCCGATCGGGGTATTCAGCCGGTCGAGCGCGGCGGGCGCTGGCATTTCCAGACCGCGCCCGATCTCGCTTTTATCCTGCGCCGCACCCGCGAGGAGCCGCGCAAGCTCAGCCGCGCGGCGATCGAGACGCTGGCGATCATCGCCTATCACGAGCCGGTCAGCCGCGCCGAGATCGAGGCGATCCGGGGCGTGCAGATCAGCAAGGGGACGCTCGACGTGCTGATGGAGGCGGGCTGGGTGCGGCCGGCCGGCCGGCGCGAGGTGCCGGGCCGGCCGCTGACCTACGCCACCACCGCCGGCTTCCTCACCCACTTCGGATTGCAGGGCCGGCGCGACCTGCCAGGCATCGACGACCTCCGCGCCGCCGGCCTGCTCGATCCGGTCGAGGATATGATGATGCACGTCGAGGTGGAAAGCGGCGACGATGATGACTAG
- a CDS encoding segregation and condensation protein A: MHTEDDTLTIDIDGWEGPLDLLLTLARSQKVDLRELSILALVEQYLAFIDDAKQLKLELAADYLVMAAWLAYLKSGLLLPRDPEVEPSPEELALRLQLRLQRLDAMREAGARLMGRDRLGRDVFGRGAPDGLKVIRKAAWQAELFDLIAAYGAVTARNKPVLHVVSRRPVMSLEAALQRVEAMLGHAMDWVALERFLPATLDPALARSSRASSFLAMLELAKQGRIALRQDGAFDTLWVRAA; encoded by the coding sequence ATGCATACTGAAGACGACACGCTGACCATCGATATCGACGGATGGGAGGGGCCGCTCGACCTGTTGCTGACGTTGGCGCGTTCGCAGAAGGTCGATCTGCGCGAATTGTCGATCCTCGCGCTGGTCGAGCAATATCTGGCCTTCATCGACGATGCGAAGCAACTCAAGCTCGAACTCGCCGCCGACTATCTGGTGATGGCGGCGTGGCTCGCTTATCTCAAATCCGGCCTGCTGCTGCCCCGTGACCCCGAGGTCGAGCCCAGCCCCGAGGAACTGGCACTGCGGCTGCAACTGCGCCTGCAACGCCTCGATGCGATGCGTGAGGCCGGCGCGCGGCTGATGGGGCGCGATCGGCTGGGCCGCGACGTGTTCGGGCGCGGTGCGCCCGACGGGCTCAAGGTGATCCGCAAGGCGGCGTGGCAGGCCGAACTGTTCGATCTGATCGCCGCCTATGGTGCGGTCACCGCGCGCAACAAGCCGGTGCTGCACGTCGTTTCGCGACGCCCGGTGATGTCGCTGGAGGCGGCGCTCCAGCGGGTCGAGGCGATGCTCGGCCATGCGATGGACTGGGTGGCGCTGGAACGTTTCCTGCCCGCGACGCTCGATCCCGCGCTGGCGCGATCGTCGCGCGCATCGAGCTTCCTGGCGATGCTGGAACTCGCCAAGCAGGGGCGGATCGCACTGCGGCAGGACGGCGCCTTCGATACTCTCTGGGTGAGGGCGGCGTGA
- the nagZ gene encoding beta-N-acetylhexosaminidase — protein sequence MIPAFLGLAGPTLTDAERGFFRSAEPAGYILFRRNCETRAQMRALTDELRSLSGRDDLPILIDQEGGRVQRMTTPEWPRLPAGEAFARLYEKAPVSAMEAARLNAKAIATMLREVGVTVDCLPMLDVRRPDADAIVGDRALGSDPKQVASLGRLVIDGLREGGVVGVIKHMPGHGRSDLDSHKALPVIEASDEELAEDILPFRQLNDAPMGMSAHIIYTAWDAERPASLSPIVVRDIIRGRIGFDGLLMSDDLGMHALSGDFGDRAAGAIAAGSDIALHCSGDMAEMAAVAGALGPIAAESQERLQRAMATIATRAPDESFEALAAKRDSLLALA from the coding sequence ATGATACCCGCATTCCTCGGCCTTGCCGGCCCGACACTGACCGATGCCGAGCGGGGCTTCTTCCGCTCGGCGGAGCCCGCCGGCTACATCCTGTTCCGCCGCAACTGCGAGACGCGGGCACAGATGCGCGCGCTCACCGACGAACTGCGGTCGCTGTCCGGCCGGGACGACCTGCCGATCCTGATCGATCAGGAAGGCGGCCGGGTCCAGCGCATGACAACGCCCGAATGGCCCAGGCTGCCGGCCGGCGAGGCGTTCGCGCGGCTGTACGAGAAGGCGCCGGTCTCGGCGATGGAGGCGGCACGGCTCAACGCCAAGGCGATCGCGACGATGCTGCGCGAGGTCGGCGTCACCGTCGATTGCCTGCCGATGCTCGATGTCCGGCGCCCGGATGCGGATGCGATCGTCGGCGATCGGGCGCTGGGATCGGACCCGAAGCAGGTCGCGTCGCTCGGCCGCCTCGTCATCGATGGCCTGCGCGAGGGCGGGGTGGTCGGCGTGATCAAGCATATGCCGGGCCATGGCCGCTCCGATCTCGATTCCCACAAGGCGCTGCCGGTGATCGAGGCCAGCGACGAGGAACTGGCCGAGGACATCCTGCCGTTCCGCCAGCTCAACGACGCGCCGATGGGAATGAGCGCCCACATCATCTATACCGCATGGGATGCGGAGCGGCCGGCGAGCCTGTCGCCGATCGTGGTGCGGGACATCATCCGGGGCCGCATCGGCTTCGACGGGCTGCTGATGTCCGACGATCTCGGGATGCACGCGCTGTCCGGCGATTTCGGCGACCGGGCGGCCGGCGCGATCGCGGCGGGTTCGGACATCGCGCTGCATTGTTCGGGCGACATGGCGGAGATGGCGGCGGTGGCAGGCGCGCTCGGGCCGATCGCGGCCGAGAGCCAGGAGCGCCTCCAGCGCGCGATGGCGACGATCGCCACGCGGGCACCCGACGAAAGCTTCGAGGCATTGGCGGCGAAGCGCGATTCGCTGCTGGCGCTGGCTTGA
- a CDS encoding SPOR domain-containing protein, which produces MSDTGRSMGGNADEDRLPWLEPVEDETAEEGVSAARLFAGLIVALVALGLVVGGVYWLKQRASGAEASGSATTIAAQPGPYKVKPAEAGGMEVKGQGDSAYAASEGADPNARIDISKIPEAPISKDKAAPAPAPAPAPVAAKPTEVAQAPVKQVPVKTAPVPAAKPEAKPAPAPAKTETAAAPVSGGTIQLGALDSQAKADGAWKSLSGRYAYLGALNHMVVKAEVNGKTYYRLRASAGGQASSICAKLKVAGEACSVVG; this is translated from the coding sequence GGACGAGGACCGCCTGCCCTGGCTCGAGCCGGTTGAGGACGAAACCGCCGAGGAAGGCGTTTCCGCCGCTCGACTGTTTGCCGGCCTGATCGTCGCGCTGGTCGCACTGGGCCTCGTCGTCGGCGGCGTCTACTGGCTCAAGCAGCGGGCCAGCGGCGCCGAGGCGTCGGGCAGCGCCACCACGATCGCCGCCCAGCCCGGCCCCTACAAGGTCAAGCCGGCGGAAGCGGGCGGCATGGAGGTCAAGGGCCAGGGCGATTCCGCTTATGCGGCCAGCGAGGGTGCCGATCCCAATGCGCGGATCGACATCTCCAAGATCCCCGAGGCGCCGATCTCCAAGGACAAGGCGGCGCCTGCTCCCGCCCCTGCACCGGCTCCGGTTGCCGCCAAGCCCACCGAAGTCGCCCAGGCTCCGGTGAAGCAGGTTCCGGTGAAGACGGCGCCGGTGCCGGCCGCCAAGCCCGAGGCGAAACCGGCCCCGGCCCCTGCGAAGACCGAAACGGCGGCGGCTCCGGTATCCGGCGGCACGATCCAGCTCGGCGCGCTCGACAGCCAGGCCAAGGCCGATGGCGCATGGAAGTCGCTCTCCGGCCGCTATGCCTATCTCGGCGCGCTGAACCACATGGTCGTGAAGGCGGAGGTCAATGGCAAGACCTATTACCGCCTGCGCGCGTCCGCCGGCGGGCAGGCGTCGTCGATCTGCGCGAAGCTCAAGGTGGCGGGCGAGGCTTGCAGCGTCGTGGGGTGA